TAAAGAGAACTATTTTGATATTGAGTATTCACACCATCCCTTTGCAGTTGTTGTAGGAAACGAAGGGGAGGGTGTTAGACCTGGGATTCTTAAAGAATGCGATTACGTAGTTAAGATACCTCTATTTGGGAAAGTAAATTCGCTTAATGTATCCGTTGCAACTGGTATTGTTCTGTTTAAAATTATTGAAGAAAAATTAAAAAATGGAGAATTACAATAATATTGAAGATTTAATTAAACATGCAAAAGCCCACGACCGACAAGCTCAAGAGACAATCATATCGCTTTATACTCCTTTTATAAAAAGGATTGTAAGATACTACGGCCTTTTCTTGTCTAAGGAAGATAGAGAAGATCTTTTTATTGAAGCCCTTTTT
The window above is part of the Caldisericaceae bacterium genome. Proteins encoded here:
- a CDS encoding RNA methyltransferase — protein: VFIQKKEGCDVTESVMIVSSGAVFHMRIYKVANIIQVIRYLKEKGVWIIGTDVNAKENYFDIEYSHHPFAVVVGNEGEGVRPGILKECDYVVKIPLFGKVNSLNVSVATGIVLFKIIEEKLKNGELQ